Genomic window (Prosthecochloris aestuarii DSM 271):
TACCTCCACGTCGGTATCACCGGTCTCTGTCTGAAGAAAATCGCGTATCTCCCCCAGAATCCCGTCAACCTGCTTAATGCACCCCCAGTAGATCCCGCTCCGGATACAGGATTCTGTTGACCTCCCCAGGAGAGACGCACTGTCAGAGATCCGGACAAGAGGAAGCCTTGCTGTACGATCATGCAGTGAAAATGCCATGAGATCAATCCCCGGAAGAATCATCCCGCCTCGATAGCGATGTGAAGAGTCAAGCACATCAAAGGTCATAGCGGTCCCGATATCGACAGCAATAACTGCTTTTTGAGGGTAGATCCCCGCACTGATCGCCAACAGAGCGATACGATCCGGGCCAAATGATTCCCGAGGGCTGTACTCGAAACGAAACGGAAGATCAAGAGTGCTGTCGATCCCGACAATACGCATTGAAAAAAGCTCTTTGAGCGCAACTGCGAAAAGATCGGTCAATCTCGGCACTACGCTGCATACTCCGGCGACACGAATCGTCTGATGACGCTGAAGAAGTTCGTTAAGAGAAGATTCAATATCTCTCAGCGAGGCAAGCGATATAGTCGGAACCCGTAGGCATTCTAAGCAGCGGTCCTGTTGAAAAACCGCAATATCGGTACTTGAATTACCGATCTCTATAATCAGAAGAGCTTCTCTCATAAACAACGTCCTTTCCATTCAGGGACCTTCAACCTGAACACCGGAGAGCGCAGACACACCGTTGAGAATATCGTCGAAACCAGGAAAATTCCTTGTCACGAAAACTGAATCCCTGACACCCCCTCTTTCGGCAACAATAAAAACTTTCGGCGGGGGATTAAACGTGACCGCTTCCTGATAGACCGAGTCTATATCCCCTGCCCGAAAAGACTTTGAGTCACCGGTTCTATAGATGTAGATCATCGAGTCTTCAGTCAGAACGACACGATCTCCCTCCTGGCCATGTTCAGCAACAAAAACAGTATTGTAATAATTCGGAGCACCCAGAGAGATGGTTGTCATCACCAGCAGAACAAGACTTTTCCAGAGACAGCCAAGGTCAATACCGTAACTGAATTTACCGTAACGGAAAAAAATACCCCATCCGGCCGCAAGAAAAGCCATGGAAAGCGTCCATGTGAAGATGTAATAATAATCCAGCCACCAGCCCGGATAAGTCATGGGGTATTGAAATACCTGCTGCATAGTATTAAGTTTGTTCAGAAATCGTTAGTCCGGCCTATTAAAAGGATTAAGATAGCGCTTTTTGCATATTTCAAAAATTCCTCCTGGAGGGGATCGGCTCACATCAAAACAAAAACGATCATGCAATCCTATCACAAAGAACTCTGGATGAACGTCGCAGAAAGAATGGGCTTCGTCAATATCACTCGCGATGTTGAACTCGCTCTGGCTGAAAGCGGCATCCGTGAAGGGCTCTGTCTTGTCAATGCGATGCACATTACCGCGTCAGTATTTATCAATGACGATGAAGCGGGCCTTCACAGCGACTACAAACGATGGCTCGAAGAACTTGCCCCGCACAAACCGCTCAGCCGATACCGCCACAATATGACAGGTGAAGATAACGGGGACGCACACCATAAGCGCCAGATCATGGGAAGAGAGGTCGTCGTAGCTGTCACTGACGGACAGCTGCATTTCGGACCATGGGAACAGATTTTTTACGGCGAGTTTGACGGCAGAAGACAAAAACGGCTGCTGATCAAGATTATCGGAGAGTAATAACGGAAGGTATTGAGTTGCTGAATGCTTGCGCTATCATTCTGGCATAAAAAAAGGGAGCATTGAAGGCCCCCTTTTTTTATAGTCCACATCAGGAACAAATCAATGCTCGAAGAGCATCTCGGAATAGGTCGGCAACTCCCATTTACTGCGGTCGACCATCAGTTCGAGATGATCAGCCACGGCACGGACTTTGTCCATGGAAGGCAGCACGACTTCAGCACAGAAATCAGCCGCTTCGAACTCTTCCCCGACACTGCCAAGTTTTGCGATGACCACATCAAGCTCGGCAGTCAGATCAAGCAGATCAGAGAGATTTTCAGCAAGTTCTTTCAAATGAGCTCCCTGGCTCTTGAGTGCTTTGTCGGAAACCCCGATCCTGGAAGATGCCTCAACCAGAGCGTTGTAGGAGCTGGCAAGCTCGCCCTGATACTCCGACACGTCCGGAATAACAAAGGTCTTGAGCATCAGCTGCAGGGTTCGTGCTTCGATATCGATTCCTTTGACATAGCGTTCAAGACGGGTATTGAGCCTTGAAGTAAGCTCCTGGTCTGAAAGCACGCCGTATCTGGAGAACATCTCCCGGGTATCAACCTCAAGCAGCGACCTCAGAGCCTGAGGAGTATTCTTCAGGTTTGGAAGACTGCGGTTTGCAGCTGCCTCCTGAAGGTTCTCACTATAGTTGTCACCCTGATAGCGAACAGGCTTGGTTGCCGTGATCTCGGCACGCAGCACTTCAAGAATAGCTGCATCCTTCTCGACGCCACCATCGATTTTCTCCTGAATCTCGTTGGCAAGCTCATCCATAGCCTCCGCCATAAGCGTATTGAGAACCATGTTCGGAACAGAAATCGGCTGGGACGAACCAACAGCGCGGAACTCAAACTTGTTGCCGGTAAAGGCAAAAGGAGAGGTGCGATTTCTATCGGTATAGTCTTTATTAAGAATCGGCAGATGGGCAAGACCAAGGTTCAGAACCTGTTTCTCGGTCGCGAAATCAACCTTACCGGCTTCGATGGCATCGAGCACTTTCTCAAGAAGCTCACCGAGGAAGACAGTCACAACGGCAGGAGGAGCCTCATTGGCACCGAGACGATGATCATTACCGATGCTCGCAATCGATGCTCTCAGTACTGCAGAGCGCTTGAACACCCCTTTGAGCACAGCAGCCAGGAAGACAAGGAACTGAATGTTCGACTCAGG
Coding sequences:
- a CDS encoding type III pantothenate kinase, yielding MREALLIIEIGNSSTDIAVFQQDRCLECLRVPTISLASLRDIESSLNELLQRHQTIRVAGVCSVVPRLTDLFAVALKELFSMRIVGIDSTLDLPFRFEYSPRESFGPDRIALLAISAGIYPQKAVIAVDIGTAMTFDVLDSSHRYRGGMILPGIDLMAFSLHDRTARLPLVRISDSASLLGRSTESCIRSGIYWGCIKQVDGILGEIRDFLQTETGDTDVEVLMTGGNCRMVASGLSVAVTVDEHAVLKGAGMLVGMNSA
- a CDS encoding secondary thiamine-phosphate synthase enzyme YjbQ; translated protein: MQSYHKELWMNVAERMGFVNITRDVELALAESGIREGLCLVNAMHITASVFINDDEAGLHSDYKRWLEELAPHKPLSRYRHNMTGEDNGDAHHKRQIMGREVVVAVTDGQLHFGPWEQIFYGEFDGRRQKRLLIKIIGE
- a CDS encoding glutamine synthetase III codes for the protein MENVNKKAVSSYFGALTFDQKAMLKKLPKEVYQALQKTIKTGNKLSEEIAGAVAHGMKEWAMENGATHYTHWFQPMTGATAEKHDAFLSIDRDGTAIERFSGGQLIQGEPDASSFPSGGMRTTFEARGYTAWDPSSPAFLMKGGKGYTLCVPTVFISYHGEALDEKTPLLRSMDAVSKSAIRLLGILGVDNVSRVNTYAGAEQEYFLVDRKFYSMRPDLIMSGRTLLGAMPPKGQQLEDHYFGSIPNRVLEFMQEVEEELYLLGIPAKTRHNEVAPHQFELAPIFERANIAADHNLLVMEVMRRVADRKGFALLMHEKPFAGINGSGKHNNWSIGTAEGMNLLEPGDTPESNIQFLVFLAAVLKGVFKRSAVLRASIASIGNDHRLGANEAPPAVVTVFLGELLEKVLDAIEAGKVDFATEKQVLNLGLAHLPILNKDYTDRNRTSPFAFTGNKFEFRAVGSSQPISVPNMVLNTLMAEAMDELANEIQEKIDGGVEKDAAILEVLRAEITATKPVRYQGDNYSENLQEAAANRSLPNLKNTPQALRSLLEVDTREMFSRYGVLSDQELTSRLNTRLERYVKGIDIEARTLQLMLKTFVIPDVSEYQGELASSYNALVEASSRIGVSDKALKSQGAHLKELAENLSDLLDLTAELDVVIAKLGSVGEEFEAADFCAEVVLPSMDKVRAVADHLELMVDRSKWELPTYSEMLFEH